GGACAATTCCACCGATACTACATTGAAGGAGTCTTTCAGAAATTGTGTGAGtctttataattcaataatGGAAATGCTGAAAGTGGCCTACCAGTTGTCGGAGAAGAAAGAGTATAAGAGCATTACCCAGCCGGGGGAATCGCAGACGCTGGCCTACAACTGCGCGAATGGGCTCCCTATAGACTCACCAACCGATGGTATCAGCCGAGATATGATCATAACCTGTGAAACTTCAGCGAGTGTGAACCAGTATATTGTTGGGGTTTCATTGAAATGAGATGGCGGGGATTAGAAAATTGCAGTAACAACATATCTGCTACAATGATGGCTTCTTTTCCATTtgatcttttcaattttcatacaACAAACATGAAGGAAACTGTTAGCTCGGGCTTTtttatgataacaaaataaggtttaatgATACCGAGTCTATTTCAATTGATTCATGCACTTGAATATATTTCTTACTCATCcaaaatgcattttaaattgattaaatccaAGCAAAACCAACCTAAAAGGTTTCTAAAATCACCTTTAAAGGTTTTTCTGAACATGTTGGAAGCATACATGGTTAACTAAACGGTGTAATAGCtgaatgaataaatgaatatgaaataaGTCAAGCCCCAAGAAAGCCATATCTCTTAAAGTTGTTAATAGCTGTAGTATTTCAATCATCCATAAAACTAGAATTAACAGATATCAAGTTTGAACAAACTTGGCAAAGGGATTGTTCTAAAAATTTACAGACAAAAATAACACATAGTAAGACAAGGGTGGGTCATCGCCCCAACAAGGCAACACGATCCTTCTGTACGGCTTGGGATAGGTTGATATCAAAAAGCTCACATCGTATGGGCATCTCCATTTCGTAGAAGGGATTCTTTAGTACATAATCAGTGTACAATTCATAGATGACTTTCAAAAGACCCTCCATGTGCTGTGTTCCAGGCTCACATACCACAAAGAACTTTGTCCCTGCACGAAAACCAATGGTTCTGGAATTTAGTGAGACAGTTCTTGTTGGGGGACTATTTGAACCCAAtggaaaagataatatattcATATGGAAATAAGTTTCCTGGAAAATTCTGAGAGCAAAGCAACCAATGATTACATGAAAGCCAAACAGATTGATATATCAGCCTTTTAGTGGTTCAAACTTCACATCAACCAGCTGGTCTACACTAAAATATTTGTGGGCATGCACAACATACTTGGGATATACCACTGAATACTCAAATTCTAACTAGGTAAAAATCCATAGCCCAAGACAAATTCCACAATTTACACCAGTATCAATGCCATTAAGATCAGCATACATTAAAGAACTACAAAAGAAATTCAGAAGGGATGACCCATGTGTTGGAGTCGTTGAGTGTGGAGGGGAGAGATTTGCAAGTAAACTTTTAACATCTGAACTTGCAGAATCTGGGTTGCTAGTAAATTTCCAGCATTCTATTTAGTCAAATGTACTTACAAATGATAGTCATCTAATAGGTTACAATTAGACAACTTAGTGACAGATCTAGCAAATTTTTCAATAAGCATGAAATAGTTTAAAGGAGTTATAACATAACTCTAGAATGGTGTAAGAGTTTCGGAATCAGACATGCTTATAATAATCAGAAATTCAGCTTCAAAAGTCACCTACTGTACTCCTCTACCAAGAAATGCTATGTTACTAAGCAAAGACAACTCATAGTGACAAGATATTCTAATGTTTGTGCTCCTAGAGATAAGCTGTTTCGTGTGTATAGGTGTGCAGCAGAGGATATAGGCAATGGAAAGAAATTTATCGACAGACAAATAATAGTCCAACAGGAGGTTGGGATATCccactttaataaaaaataaaacaataagaaTAAACCATCCAACTTGCACAATTCTTGGgggtttataattttatagttATCCTTGTACTAAACCAACCTACTAATTCCCAAATCTCATGGTCCGCCCAAGGCTTGCCTAATTTTCTTCATCCAAATCTTCttgctcttttctttcttcctttgcCCATTCTACCACCTCTGCAATCCTTTGCAAGCACGTGGAACCCTTTCCTCAGACCCTCAAGCACACTCAAACAACTCCCTTCTAATAAAAAAGGATAGACCACCTTCTTTCATGGTCTATGAAAATACCTCCCGCTCCAATCTACAcaaggtttctttttttttcttttttgataggtaaatgcaaattatattaaaacaccaaaagaggcgcaccaaagtacacacggTGTATACAAACAGCCGCCAAAAAGCGCTAAAAAGGatagggaaaacaaaaatactccctccctcaatccgaccccaaccaatcaatgaaatcaactAAGGACATAGATGGATGTTCTATAAACAAGTTAGCCCAAGATAATAAGTTGCACAAAAACAAAGACTTTAGCCAATCCGCCTAGTTTCTTGGGCAACCTGtttgtatacttcatgtgtatTGTTTTCACCGCTTCTAGGCACTTCTAATACAagctcttatttacctatcaaaaaagaaaagacttCAGCCAATGCACACAAGGTTTCTTAACAAGAACCCATAGGTTTTCAATGAATGATTTCTTTTCGGGTTATCACCTCTTTGGGCTTTGAATCTAGACCTCCACTTGATTTTATTAGCTTTCTAGGAAGGGATTAGGAAGTCAATTAGCTTGTGGTCTCCCTCTTTTCTTGCCCTTAGCACACTTTGTGTGTCTACTGTGTACTTGGTCTATTTA
Above is a genomic segment from Vitis riparia cultivar Riparia Gloire de Montpellier isolate 1030 chromosome 14, EGFV_Vit.rip_1.0, whole genome shotgun sequence containing:
- the LOC117930646 gene encoding uncharacterized protein LOC117930646, encoding MVMESSLTFMFAALLMVFSLFTSPTSGVTQETLASICSQTQNQEICEGILESDPGTTSADLHGLSLISINLTMKQGSSNYDTFTKFMDNSTDTTLKESFRNCVSLYNSIMEMLKVAYQLSEKKEYKSITQPGESQTLAYNCANGLPIDSPTDGISRDMIITCETSASVNQYIVGVSLK